Genomic segment of Vicinamibacterales bacterium:
TCGGCTTCGGCCTCCTCCGGTTCCTCCATGCGGTGGACGTGGGGGTGCCGCACGAGGTGCATGTCCATCTCAGCCGATTCGGTCGGGGCGGCCAGGCGCACCGAGTACCACAGAGCGAACAGAACGACCGCGAGCGCGGTGAGGCCGAGCACGACCAGCAACGACGTGGCTTCGGCCCGCACCGGAGCAAAGAGTTCTTCGTCGGCCTGTGAGACCGCGACGAGCCAGTTGAGATGCGGGTAGCTTGCCTTGAGCTGGCTCGCGGCCACACCGACCAGACGGGCGGAGCCGTCAGCCGCTGTGGCGCCGAAGTGCAGCGGCCCCTGCGGCTGGCCCTGCTGGATGGCGGCCAGCCGTTCACGAAGCATGTCGGCCGCGAAGAAACGGGCGTTCGCGGCGATCGGACGGAGGCCCAGCACGAACGAGCCATCCTCGTGGAGCAGGACCGCATCGCCCGTCTGTCCCATCCTCACGCCGCCCAATAGCGCGCCGACCTCTCGAATATCGGCCACCGCCTTCAGCACGCCGACCACCGACCCACCCGCCGGATCCTCGACCGGGGCCACGATCTCGATGCCCCAGCTCCGCGAGCTGTCGTCATACCGCGCGTCCCCCACGACCAGATGGCCGCGGACGCCATCGCCGAACCCCTCCCGCCACCATGGTTCGTCGGATTGCAGGTAGTTGCTGGTCGTGCCTGAGGCCGCCACGAGGCGGCCGTACCGATCCGTCAGCAGGAGTTCGCGATAGATCGGATTGATCGCCGCGACGTCCGCGAGGAAGCCCGAGGTCTTGTTTCCGAGGATCGCCCGGACGGTCGGCGGGGGTGCGCCCGCTTGCTGCCAGTCGCGGTCGTACACCAGCGCGGCGTTGCGATCGAACGCCTGCCGGCTGTCCGCGGCCGCAGCGTCACGCACCTGGGGAATGCGAGCCAGCACCGTGGCATCGATGATGCGGCGGTAGACGTAGGCATCGACGGAGGCGGCCGTCTGGTCCGCCACCTGGCGAAGGTGGAGACCCCACGCGTCCCGCAGGCGTGCCTGGCCGACGCCGAGCACCAGGTAGCTGGCCACGACCAGCATCCCGAGGCCGACGACCAGGAACGCCGTAAAAACACGAAGATTCATCCGGAGAGTGGCAGGGCGCACGTCGTCCCTCCTTGTGGGATCCGAGGGAAAAGGGACCCGTACGAGGCAAGAGCGTGTCTCCAATGTCGAACTGGAGACGGCCCCTGTCAAGGGGTGCGACCGCCGGAAGCTCGACTATTCGTAGCGGAGCGCCCTCAGCAGGTCCGCCGCCGTGACGCGGCGCGCGGGCAGATAGCAGGCGATCGCCGCCACGACAGTCAGCAGGACCGCCACCCCGACGATGGTCGTCGGATCGTGGGCCGCCACCACCCCGATGGCGAGGCCGGCGAACACGGGCCGCAGTCCCTGCACCACCAGCATCTGTTGCACGTCTCCGGGGCGCGCGCCGAGCGCCCTATCTTCGTCCCCTTGCACGGATTTGGCGTCGAGAGGATAATGGCGCGTTGCCGACCTAGTCTGGGTGTTGTGGCTCGCCGGGAACCCGGTTGGCCGTGTTCGAGGACCGAGGTGCGCCATGGCCCTCTCCACCGGTCAGGACCCTCGTGGTTCTCGCGTCCGAGGACTCCCTGGGACAGTTCTGCACATGCCGAGTGTTGGGAACCCTGACCTGCTCCGGCCGTTGCCGCATACGCGCCCGCTGGGATTCCCAGACAGGCTGCCGCCCGATCCGTCATCCACCATCCATGGTGCGTACAGCGAGGTCGCGCTTCGCGCCCGACACCTCGCGATCGAGGAGTGGGGAGCGGGGCGGGCCGTGGACATGATCGGACAGCACCCGAGCTTCGTGGGCCTTCTCGCGCGCCTGCAGAAGGTCGCGGCCTACGACGAACCCGTGCTCATTACCGGGGAGAGTGGAACCGGCAAGGAGTCACTCGCACAGGCCATCTACCTGCTGAGCCCGCGACGAACGAAGCCCTACGTCTCTGTGAACTGCCCGCAGTACCAGGACGGCAACCTCACGGTCAGCGAACTGTTCGGGCACCGGAAGGGCAGCTTCACCGGCGCCATTGCCGATCGCAAGGGCTGCTTCGAGACCGGCGACGGCGGGGTCGTATTCCTCGACGAGATTGCGGATCTGCACATGAGCGCGCAGGTCATGTTGCTGCGCGCACTCGCGTCCGGGGAGTTCCAACCGCTCGGTGCCGACTTCCGCACGACGGTGAACGTCAGGGTTGTGGCGGCCACCAACCGTCCGCTCGAGCAGTTGATGGTGGCGCAGCAGTTCCGCCACGACCTGTTCTTCCGGCTGCACTACTTCATGCTCAAGGTGCCACCGCTGCGCGAGCGCGGCGACGACTGGCTGTTCCTGCTGGACTACGCGCTCTTCCGCCTCCATCAGAAGTACGGCGTGGCGAAGAAGTTCTCCCGAGAGTCGCTCGACCTGCTGACGCCGTACCACTGGCCCGGCAACGTGCGCCAGGTGATCAGCGTGGCGACGATGGGATATGCGCTGGCCGACGGCGACACGATCAACCCACCCGATTTCGAGGCGCAACTCGGCTTCGGCGGCCTGAGCCGCGACGACTCGGCCGACGATCTGTTCGAGCGCGTGGTCGTCGGTGGCGGGGATTTCTGGACGGCGATCCACACGCCGTTCATGGAACGGGAACTCAACCGCTCGCAGGTGCGGGCGTTCGTGAAGAAAGGGCTTGCGGAGACTCGTGGCAGTTACCGTGACCTCCTGGTGCTTCTGCGCATCCCGACGTCCGACTACCAGCGGTTCATGGATTTTCTGCGGCATCACGACTTGAAACCCGACGGCGACGTCCGGTAATTGCGGCTGGTCTGAAAGCGCTTGCTTTCTGCCGCCGTTGGGCTTATAAACCAGACCACTGCGAGGGAGCCAACCATGATCCAAGTTGCGCGTCTGGCGTGTGCGACGGCCGCAGCCCTCGTCGCTGCAGTGGCGATAACGGCCTGCAGCCAGGTGACCGGCCCCTCGTTGACCGTCTCCATCGAGACGCGGCAGCTGGCGCCATCGTCCACCGCGGTGGCGAATGCGGATACGATCTGCTGTTGCCACGTGCGGGGAACGGTCAAGAACACGTCCTCCATTCCCGTGCACGTCGACATCCGGTTCCACGTCAAGGATTCGAGCGGCAACGATTTCACAGCGCTCGACTGGGTGCGCGACATCCCGGCGGGCGGGTCGAAGCCCTACGACGCAGCCGGCATCATCGCGCCGTGCAAACAGGTGACCACGATCACCAACGATCCGCTCGCGTACGGCCTTTACTCGTTGCCCAACTGACGCCGAGCCGGTCCCGCCCGTCACGTCATCTACTTGCGATACGACGACCGTGGCTCCGTACGCCGTCGCGCCGCGGCCTCCGACCTGCGGCCGATTACAGCTTGCTGGAGGTGGGGCGCGCCAGAATGGCGCCCCGCCTCCAAAGTCGAGGCTGTCGGCACGCTGACACAGGATATCCATAGGGCTTTCTCGACATTGCAGATGGGCACGCCAGTTGCTATGGGTCTGTCCGACATCGCGGCTGGATTCAGCCGTCAAACCCCCAACCATGTTATGCGTGGAGGTGAAGCATGACCGTTACCCGTGGACAGCTGCTGGACAAAATCGTTGAGCAGGCAGAGAGCAACCCGAAGTACTACGATCAGCTCGTCAAGGATCCGCGTGGCTTGATGTCCCGTCAGCTCGGGACCGCGATCCCGAACAACGTCAACATCAAGGTCATCGAGGAGACGGCTGACACGTACTACTTGGTGCTGCCCTACAAGCCCAAGGAAGGCGCCGAACTGAGCGATTCGGATCTCGAGAAGGTCGCCGGCGGATTCCTGGACAAGACCTGCCAGGACAGCGTCCTGTCCACCGTGGTCAACCTGGGCTAGCCTCGCACGTTCTGGCGGCTCGCGGACGCCACCGTGCGTCCGCGAGCGCCCATCCGTTCCCACCTCTCGGAGCCTCCCTCATGGGCCACACCGTGCGTTCGAATCCGCACGACGTCCCTGCCTCCGCGCACTGTATGTCCACGCTCATCGACATCGGCTGGCGCGCGGCCACACTCGACGAACGCCTGACTGCCACCGCAGGTTGTGGCGGCGCTCCAGAGGGCGACGAGGTGCGTGCACGCCGGGCGCGATGGGTGCGGCTGTTCAGCGGCGGCGACGAAATCGCGTGGACGCGGCGTCTCGCATGGGACGATCTGACTGTGGATCGCCTGACGCCGGCGCTCACAGACCCGGCGCCAGCCATGCTCACGGCGCCGTGGGTCGACTCACTTCCGCGTCTGACAGCCCTGGCGGCGGCGTGTGCGCGCGATTACGGCACTGATGGATGGGAAACCGAGGTGCGGTCGCTCGGCGGTACGGACGAGGTCCCATTCGCCGATGTATGGCTGCCGTGCGCTCGGCTCTTCCGTGAACGGCTCGCGGAGTGCACGCACTCAGGCTTCCTGATGCCTGCCGCGCGTCTGGCGCTCGAGCACCAGCTCCTGTCGGAGATTTCCCGCGCGGGCGAGCAGATCCTGCTCGAACGGTACCGTGCCGCCAGAGCGGCCACGGCGGCCCGGTCCCACTCTGGGCCGGAGGCGCCCTCGGACCTATCGCCCGGGCGGGTGCCGCGCGACGTGTACGATGGGTTCGTTCGCGCCTTGTTGGAGAGCGGCCTGACGGATCTTTGGGACGGGTTTCCGGCGCTTGCCCGCCACGTGGTCTGGCTCGTCCACAGCGCCGTCGTCGGGGCCGCGGAAATGCTCGAACGGCTCGCCACCGACGCGGCCGCGATTGCCGCCCACTTCGGTTTTGCGGCCGCCACCATCGCTCGCCTGAATCCCGCGCTGTCGGACCGCCACGACGAGGGCCGGCGCGTCGCCGTGCTGCACTTCCAGAACGGCCATCGCCTGGTGTACAAGCCGCGGGACATCGCGCTCGAGTTCGCCTTCAACGAGTGCCTGGCGTGGCTGCGCCGCGGTGGGCTCGCCGACGTGCCGCGGTCGCTGACGGTGCTCGTCCGTCACGGCTACGGATGGGTGGAGTACGCGGAGCAGGCAGCCCAGCCTGATGCCGACGCCGTGCGTGCGTACTATCGCCGTGCCGGCGGGCTGACGTGCGTGGCGCATCTGCTCCGGGCGCGCGACCTGCACGGGGAGAACATCATCGCCACCGCTCACGGGCCATCGCTCGTCGACGCGGAAGCGCTCGTGCAGCCGGTCGGCCTCTCGGAAGGCGGGGAGGACGGCGACGACAGCACGTCGAGTTGCCTCTCCACCGGGTTGATCTCGCTCCGACATCAGGATGCAACGGGCGAGTACTACGACATCGGTGGATTTCGGCCGGCGCAGGCGCGCACGGCCGAGATCGGCCGCCTGGCATGGAGCGGCCTTCGCTCGGACGCGGTCGAGGCGACAACGTGTCGTGAGACCGATCCGGTCCAGGCAAACGGAGTGACGTGCGGCGAAACCATCCAGGCGCCCGACGCGTTCGTGAACGACCTCGTCGAGGGTTACGAGGCGACGCACCGGTTCATCGACGCGAACCGGGACGAGCTGGCATCCGTGCTGATCGCGAGCCTGGCGGGCCACCCAACGCGTCTCCTGTTCCGGCCGAGCGACCGCTACGCGACGGTGCTCCGCGTGCTCGACGCGCCGGCCCACTGGCGGTCTGGCGTCGATCGCAGCATCGCGTTCGACGCGCTGAACCGGGTGTTCTGCCGGGAGCCGGCGCCGCCCCCGCTGTGGCCGCTCGTGGCCGAGGAGCGCCACGCGCTCGAGCGGGCCGACCTGCCCCGATTCAGCGTCTCGACGAGTGCCCGCGATCTCGTGGCTGCAGACGGCGGGCGGATCACCGGGCACTATCGCTCGAGCGGCGCCGAGGCCGTGGCTCGGCGCCTGGCGGAGATGAGCGAAGACGATCTCGATCGACAGAGCGCCTCGATACGCGGGGCTCTTCGGCAACGGCGACCGGTCGACCTGACGATCGCGCCTCGCCACCAGGACGCACTGGTTGCCGCAGCGGAGGCCATCGGTGAGGAGTTGCTGGCCGCTGGCGTCGAGCGGGGCGGTGGCCTCGAATGGCCGGTGTTCGGACGTCGGCTCGACCTCTACGGCGGCGCGGCAGGGCCCGCGCTGTTCCTCTCGGCGCTCGCGGGCGTTTGTGGCTCACGATGGCTGGAGCCGGCACTCGCGTCGCTATCGACGCTCCGTACGCATCTGGCGGATAATCCGTTGCGTGCCCGGGGCATCGACGGCGTGGGCGCGGGCAACGGCGTCGCATCCGTGGTCTATGCGCTGACGGTGTCGAGCGGGCTTCTAGGTGACCCGTCGTGGCTCGCGCCGGCGCGGACGCTGGCTGGCGAGTTGACCGACACCATGCTCGATGCGTCCGACGCCTTCGACCTGGTCGGTGGCCTCGCCGGTGCCCTGGTCGCGCTGCTCACGCTGCACGACGCGACGGGTGAATCCGAGTGGCTGGATCGGGCCGCGGGAGCGGGGCGGCTGCTGATCCGGCGGCAGCGGCGTGTGTCCGGCGACACGGCGGCGTGGGCCTCGCCCGACGGTCGGCTGCGCGCTGGATTCGCGCACGGGGCGGCCGGCGCTGCATACGCCCTGGCACGCCTGGCGACCGCAACCGGCTCCGCAGGTGCGGCCCGCGCCGCCGCGGACGCAGTATCCTGGGAGCGCGCGGTCTTCTCGCCGGCCGACGGCAACTGGCCGAGCGTGCGAAGCGACGGCGGGACGACGATGATGACCGCCTGGTGCCATGGGGCCGCGGGCATCGCGCTGGGGCGGGCGCTGATGCGGCCGATGGCCGCGTCTTGCGACGTCGATGCGCTCGATGCCGATATTCGGATGGCCGCCGAGACGACCGGACGCGCTGGCGCTTCACGGTTCGACCACCTGTGCTGCGGGACGCTGTCGCGCGCCGAGGCCTTGCTCGTGGCGGGCCGCAGCCTGCAGATCGGAGCGTGGATCGACTCGGCCAGGCGTCTCGCCGAACCGATTGCCGTCCGTGTTCAGCGTCACGGCGCCGCGGGCGCGCACGTGGCCGGGTTCGAACACGGCACGTTCCAACCGGGGTTCTTCCAGGGGCTGTCGGGCATCGGCTTCGAACTGCTTCGCGTGTCCGACGCTCCACTTCCCTCGGTGGCGGGCTTCGAAAGCGTAATGAGGAGGGCATGATGGAGCCGAACGTCAACATCCGGATCGTGCCGCTCGACGCGTCGCTGGCTGATGGCTGCGAGGCGATGACCTTCCCGCGGTTCCGTCACCTGCTGCTGATGTATCCCGCGCCCCGGTTTCCGAGTGAAGGAGACCGGCAGAACGTCCAATCGGTCGGCGTCGTGGCCATGCTCGGACGGCAGGCGGTTGGCCTGAGCCTGGCCGCCATTCCCGAGAACACGCCGGCGCAGGCGGAGATGCTGTCGCTCTTCGTGTATCCGGACCTGCGGGGACACGGCCTCGCGACCGAGTTACTCGCGGACACCGAGGCGGCGCTCGCCGCGAAAGGTGTCGACCGCGTGGACGGCACCTACATGACCGGGAAGGAATCGATCGTTGCGCTCGAGCGCGTCCTGGCCAAGCGCGGCTGGGATCCGCCCGTGTTGCGGACGGTGACGGTCCGCTTCACGCCGGAAGAGGCGCGGACCACGCCGTGGTACGGCCGCAATCTCGTTCCGCGCGGAGCTGAAATCGTGCCGTGGCGGACGGTCACCACCGAGGAGAAGAAGCGGCTGTTCGACGCCAACGCGAAGGACCCGTGGATCGCCGAGGGGCTCGAGCCGTGGGCCCACGAGAAGCTCGGATACGAACCCGAGTCGAGCCTCGCGATGCGGCTTCGTGGCGAACTGGTGGGCTGGGTGATCAACCACCGGGTGTCGGCCGACACGGTGCGGTTCACGCTCAGCTTCATGCGGCCCGACCTGGCCCGCCGGGCCGCGATCCTCGCCCTCTACACGGCGTCCATCGAAAAGGTGGACCAGGCGGGCTACAGCTACTGCATGTTCATCACGCCGGTGAAGTACGAGGCGATGGTGGACTTCATCATGAAGCGCTGCAAGCCGTGGATCGGGTACGTGGGCGAGACGCGGGGCGTGTCGAAGGCGCTCAAGAGGGTGTAGCGCAGCAGGAGGGGTGGGTGGCCGAGGCGTCGCGCGATCAGACGGTCGTTCGTTCGCAGTTCCTCGAGGTGTTGCCGCTCGACACCGGCAACTTTCTCTGCCTGCAGACGCTCGTCCAGGCCCGCCTCGTCGTGAAGCCGGAGGTGCTTGCCATCCTGGATGCGTTCGCCGCGCCGCGCCGGCTCGGCGACGTCATCGACGAGTTCGTCCGCGATCGTCGCGGGGCCTCCGACCGGCTCCACCACGTGGTCACCGCTTTCGTCCAGAACCGGATGTTGTTCGCCGGCACGCACGACGAGGAACGGACCCAGTACCTGGCGGTGCTCTCGCAGTGGTACGGACGCGATCCTGAGACCGCGCGTCAGGCGGCGCGACGATTCACCTCGCAGGCGGTGCCGCGGTTCGCCGCGCCCGTCGCGCGCGATCTCGACAGCTTCGTTCCCGCGGGACGCCGCCTCGACGTCGTGATGGTCGGCCTCTGCGACGTGCAGATCGAGATGGACGTCCTGCGTGAGACGGCCCGCGAATTCGGGATCGATCTGCATCCGGTCGCGACGTTCGAGACGACGCTCGACGTGCTGCGCGACGGCGGGCACCACGCGGTGATCGTGGGTTCGCTCGGCGCTCGCCACGGGCATTGGCATCGTGCGGATGGCGGTGGCGACTTCTCGCCGTCCCGGTACGCCAGCGCGATGCGGGACCTCCTGGTCCGCATCCGCGCGCTGACCGGCGTGCCGGTCCTGGTGCACAACCTCCCAGTGCCCACCTGCTCGCCGCTCGGCCTCGCCGAGCGCGGGGCCGACTCGGCGATCGAACGGTGCCGGCGCATCAATCGCGACCTCGTGGAAATCGCGGCGGAGTACCCGGACATCTACGTGCTCGACGTCGACGCCGCGCTGGCGTTCGAGGGCAAGCGGAGACTCCTCGACGACCGCGTCATGACCACCACGCACCTCGGTGGCCTCGGGTGGTGGACCATGATGGCGCGGCTCGAGGTCGCGAGCGTGCACGGAATCCGTCCGCCGGTCGAACGCCTGTCCGAACTTGGCGTGACCGATCCGTTCGAGTTCGATCGCGTGGTGGCAGCCGAGGAGTTGGCCATGTTGGCCGCCATCTTCGGCGTCGGCCGTCGCGATACGGTGGTGGTGGCACTCGACGGCACGCTGTGGCCCGGGGATCTGACGACCACGGGTTCGCCGTTCCCGGCGGGCGTGGACTTCGGCACCTGGTCGTTTCACGGCTTCTACCTGGGTGTGGCCGAGGCGCTGCGCGGACTCATCGGTCGCGGCCTGCGCCTGGGCGCGGTCACCCGCGGCGACGAGACGACCGTGCGCGCCCGATGGCGTTACCCGGGGCGAGCCCCCATCGATCGCCTCCTGATGGCCGACGATTTCGCCGCACTCCGGTTCGGCGTCTCCGATCCCCCGACGGCCGTGCGCGAGATTGCCGACGAACTCGAAACGACCGCGGCGCAACTGGTGTTCATCGCGTCGGACGCCGTTGACCGCGCGGCCGT
This window contains:
- a CDS encoding sigma 54-interacting transcriptional regulator — protein: MPSVGNPDLLRPLPHTRPLGFPDRLPPDPSSTIHGAYSEVALRARHLAIEEWGAGRAVDMIGQHPSFVGLLARLQKVAAYDEPVLITGESGTGKESLAQAIYLLSPRRTKPYVSVNCPQYQDGNLTVSELFGHRKGSFTGAIADRKGCFETGDGGVVFLDEIADLHMSAQVMLLRALASGEFQPLGADFRTTVNVRVVAATNRPLEQLMVAQQFRHDLFFRLHYFMLKVPPLRERGDDWLFLLDYALFRLHQKYGVAKKFSRESLDLLTPYHWPGNVRQVISVATMGYALADGDTINPPDFEAQLGFGGLSRDDSADDLFERVVVGGGDFWTAIHTPFMERELNRSQVRAFVKKGLAETRGSYRDLLVLLRIPTSDYQRFMDFLRHHDLKPDGDVR
- a CDS encoding FxLYD domain-containing protein, giving the protein MIQVARLACATAAALVAAVAITACSQVTGPSLTVSIETRQLAPSSTAVANADTICCCHVRGTVKNTSSIPVHVDIRFHVKDSSGNDFTALDWVRDIPAGGSKPYDAAGIIAPCKQVTTITNDPLAYGLYSLPN
- a CDS encoding NHLP leader peptide family RiPP precursor yields the protein MTVTRGQLLDKIVEQAESNPKYYDQLVKDPRGLMSRQLGTAIPNNVNIKVIEETADTYYLVLPYKPKEGAELSDSDLEKVAGGFLDKTCQDSVLSTVVNLG
- a CDS encoding GNAT family N-acetyltransferase, coding for MMEPNVNIRIVPLDASLADGCEAMTFPRFRHLLLMYPAPRFPSEGDRQNVQSVGVVAMLGRQAVGLSLAAIPENTPAQAEMLSLFVYPDLRGHGLATELLADTEAALAAKGVDRVDGTYMTGKESIVALERVLAKRGWDPPVLRTVTVRFTPEEARTTPWYGRNLVPRGAEIVPWRTVTTEEKKRLFDANAKDPWIAEGLEPWAHEKLGYEPESSLAMRLRGELVGWVINHRVSADTVRFTLSFMRPDLARRAAILALYTASIEKVDQAGYSYCMFITPVKYEAMVDFIMKRCKPWIGYVGETRGVSKALKRV
- a CDS encoding type 2 lanthipeptide synthetase LanM family protein, translating into MSTLIDIGWRAATLDERLTATAGCGGAPEGDEVRARRARWVRLFSGGDEIAWTRRLAWDDLTVDRLTPALTDPAPAMLTAPWVDSLPRLTALAAACARDYGTDGWETEVRSLGGTDEVPFADVWLPCARLFRERLAECTHSGFLMPAARLALEHQLLSEISRAGEQILLERYRAARAATAARSHSGPEAPSDLSPGRVPRDVYDGFVRALLESGLTDLWDGFPALARHVVWLVHSAVVGAAEMLERLATDAAAIAAHFGFAAATIARLNPALSDRHDEGRRVAVLHFQNGHRLVYKPRDIALEFAFNECLAWLRRGGLADVPRSLTVLVRHGYGWVEYAEQAAQPDADAVRAYYRRAGGLTCVAHLLRARDLHGENIIATAHGPSLVDAEALVQPVGLSEGGEDGDDSTSSCLSTGLISLRHQDATGEYYDIGGFRPAQARTAEIGRLAWSGLRSDAVEATTCRETDPVQANGVTCGETIQAPDAFVNDLVEGYEATHRFIDANRDELASVLIASLAGHPTRLLFRPSDRYATVLRVLDAPAHWRSGVDRSIAFDALNRVFCREPAPPPLWPLVAEERHALERADLPRFSVSTSARDLVAADGGRITGHYRSSGAEAVARRLAEMSEDDLDRQSASIRGALRQRRPVDLTIAPRHQDALVAAAEAIGEELLAAGVERGGGLEWPVFGRRLDLYGGAAGPALFLSALAGVCGSRWLEPALASLSTLRTHLADNPLRARGIDGVGAGNGVASVVYALTVSSGLLGDPSWLAPARTLAGELTDTMLDASDAFDLVGGLAGALVALLTLHDATGESEWLDRAAGAGRLLIRRQRRVSGDTAAWASPDGRLRAGFAHGAAGAAYALARLATATGSAGAARAAADAVSWERAVFSPADGNWPSVRSDGGTTMMTAWCHGAAGIALGRALMRPMAASCDVDALDADIRMAAETTGRAGASRFDHLCCGTLSRAEALLVAGRSLQIGAWIDSARRLAEPIAVRVQRHGAAGAHVAGFEHGTFQPGFFQGLSGIGFELLRVSDAPLPSVAGFESVMRRA
- a CDS encoding cache domain-containing protein, which encodes MRPATLRMNLRVFTAFLVVGLGMLVVASYLVLGVGQARLRDAWGLHLRQVADQTAASVDAYVYRRIIDATVLARIPQVRDAAAADSRQAFDRNAALVYDRDWQQAGAPPPTVRAILGNKTSGFLADVAAINPIYRELLLTDRYGRLVAASGTTSNYLQSDEPWWREGFGDGVRGHLVVGDARYDDSSRSWGIEIVAPVEDPAGGSVVGVLKAVADIREVGALLGGVRMGQTGDAVLLHEDGSFVLGLRPIAANARFFAADMLRERLAAIQQGQPQGPLHFGATAADGSARLVGVAASQLKASYPHLNWLVAVSQADEELFAPVRAEATSLLVVLGLTALAVVLFALWYSVRLAAPTESAEMDMHLVRHPHVHRMEEPEEAEAEEEPVKETV